In one window of Kitasatospora sp. MMS16-BH015 DNA:
- a CDS encoding DNA polymerase Y family protein, which produces MVAVRGDGSAGAVAVTEGGRVLACSAAARAAGVRRGQPLRLAHRLCPELTVRERDEETETRLFEPVVAAVAAFTPRVEVLRPGMCAIPVKGPSRYFGGEEALAARVHQAVAETLAAGQPNPQTPGSAPGTPWAEPESPVADEEDRPHGQIGVADGLFAATLAARAGALVPTGRTAEFLAPYPVAALGDEELAELLVRLGLPTVGAFAALPARAVADRFGPVGTAAHRRARGLSSRPLTPRTEHPDLSVAHHFDPPETLAEPLIFVARTLAEQLHTQLAATGLTCRRVAVEITCADGHTATRLWHHNGSLTAPALAERVRWQLHAWQTTGALARKSPQPAESVAPTVSAASAGTAGFAGTGAGVRRSGPAGVEAPGDGGGTAMAGATAPGARPGPGSPAAPVAGAPFDRVRQPADSSSGDAPADVIQLFGAGSCAPVAGADSSDGHHPPGSASGSAPGSASGSGPDSGLGSASGPDRTASSIGPRLLTLVPAEPTAAAEAVAPHPLASPPDAGPLTLVPAAQPAGTGPAASGSMLSAGGSLTPVPLAPVPSASPVGSSPVGSSYGGAGGFTVLRLVPDGLVVDRGRQLALWGQAVAEDRVERAVARVQAVLGWAGLRRVGVGGGRGPGEGHVRVPWGEPHEEGVVAPWPGRIEGLEPSVVLRRAVPAVVLDAAGQVVTVSGRAEVSAPPDRVEFGGGRVAVVGWTGPWPAVERWWDESRSRRRARFQVTVSDGRALLLTVENGRWSVEAAYD; this is translated from the coding sequence GTGGTCGCCGTACGCGGGGACGGATCGGCCGGGGCGGTGGCCGTCACCGAGGGTGGGCGGGTGTTGGCCTGTTCGGCGGCGGCGCGGGCGGCCGGGGTGCGGCGTGGGCAGCCCCTGCGGCTGGCGCACCGCCTCTGCCCCGAGCTCACCGTGCGCGAACGCGACGAGGAGACCGAGACCCGACTGTTCGAACCGGTGGTCGCGGCGGTGGCTGCCTTCACCCCTCGGGTGGAGGTGCTGCGTCCGGGCATGTGCGCGATCCCGGTCAAGGGCCCGAGCCGTTACTTCGGTGGCGAGGAGGCATTGGCCGCCCGCGTGCACCAGGCGGTGGCCGAGACCCTGGCCGCGGGCCAGCCGAACCCGCAGACACCCGGTTCGGCGCCGGGCACCCCGTGGGCGGAGCCCGAGAGCCCGGTCGCCGACGAGGAGGACCGTCCGCACGGACAGATCGGCGTGGCGGACGGCCTGTTCGCCGCGACCCTGGCCGCCCGGGCCGGGGCCCTGGTGCCCACCGGCCGGACGGCGGAGTTCCTCGCGCCGTACCCGGTGGCCGCGCTCGGCGACGAGGAGTTGGCCGAGCTGCTGGTGCGGCTCGGCCTCCCCACCGTGGGCGCCTTCGCCGCCCTGCCCGCCCGTGCCGTGGCCGACCGCTTCGGCCCGGTCGGCACCGCAGCCCACCGCCGGGCCCGGGGCCTGAGCTCCCGCCCCCTCACCCCGCGCACCGAACACCCCGACCTGTCCGTGGCCCACCACTTCGACCCACCGGAGACCCTCGCCGAACCGCTGATCTTCGTCGCCCGCACCCTCGCCGAACAGCTCCACACCCAGCTCGCCGCCACCGGCCTGACCTGCCGCCGGGTGGCCGTCGAGATCACCTGCGCGGACGGCCACACCGCCACCCGCCTCTGGCACCACAACGGTTCTCTCACCGCCCCGGCCCTGGCCGAACGCGTCCGCTGGCAACTCCACGCCTGGCAGACCACCGGAGCCCTGGCCCGGAAGAGCCCGCAGCCGGCAGAGTCTGTCGCCCCGACCGTTTCCGCCGCTTCCGCCGGGACCGCCGGTTTCGCCGGGACCGGCGCCGGCGTTCGGCGGAGCGGGCCCGCAGGCGTGGAGGCGCCCGGTGATGGTGGCGGTACTGCCATGGCCGGGGCTACGGCTCCGGGGGCTCGACCGGGACCGGGTTCGCCTGCTGCCCCTGTCGCGGGCGCGCCGTTCGATCGTGTGCGCCAGCCGGCTGACTCCTCGTCGGGTGACGCTCCTGCGGACGTGATCCAGCTCTTCGGCGCCGGCTCGTGCGCTCCCGTCGCCGGGGCCGACTCGTCCGACGGTCACCACCCACCCGGCTCCGCCTCCGGTTCTGCGCCTGGCTCCGCGTCCGGCTCCGGGCCCGACTCCGGGCTCGGCTCCGCGTCCGGCCCCGACCGTACTGCCTCGTCCATCGGCCCGCGCCTGCTCACGCTCGTCCCCGCCGAACCGACCGCCGCCGCCGAGGCCGTTGCCCCCCATCCCCTCGCCTCGCCGCCCGACGCCGGGCCGCTCACGCTCGTTCCCGCTGCTCAGCCCGCCGGGACCGGTCCGGCTGCTTCCGGTTCGATGCTGTCCGCTGGTGGGTCGCTCACTCCTGTTCCGCTCGCCCCTGTTCCGTCCGCCTCGCCCGTCGGTTCTTCGCCCGTCGGTTCTTCGTACGGCGGCGCCGGCGGGTTCACGGTGCTGCGGTTGGTGCCGGACGGGCTGGTGGTCGATCGGGGGCGGCAGCTGGCGCTGTGGGGGCAGGCGGTGGCGGAGGACCGGGTGGAGCGGGCGGTGGCTCGGGTGCAGGCGGTGCTGGGGTGGGCGGGGTTGCGGCGGGTGGGGGTGGGCGGGGGGCGGGGGCCCGGGGAGGGGCATGTGCGGGTGCCGTGGGGTGAGCCGCACGAGGAGGGGGTGGTGGCGCCGTGGCCTGGGCGGATCGAGGGGTTGGAGCCTTCGGTGGTGCTGCGGCGGGCGGTGCCGGCCGTGGTGCTGGACGCGGCGGGGCAGGTGGTCACGGTGAGCGGACGGGCCGAGGTCTCGGCGCCGCCGGACCGGGTGGAGTTCGGCGGCGGGCGGGTGGCCGTCGTGGGGTGGACGGGGCCCTGGCCGGCCGTCGAACGGTGGTGGGACGAGAGCCGGAGCCGCCGCCGGGCCCGGTTCCAGGTGACCGTGTCCGACGGACGGGCGCTGCTGCTCACCGTCGAGAACGGCCGGTGGTCGGTGGAGGCCGCCTATGACTGA
- a CDS encoding Type 1 glutamine amidotransferase-like domain-containing protein, translated as MKLLLTDSGVNNPSIQAALVDLLGKPIAEADALCIPTAGYASPNGSPFGPWRFISGNSHCPMTGLGWKSVGVLELTALPSIDRELWTGWVRAADVLLVNGGDALYLAHWMRESGLADLFPSLTETVYVGFSAGSMVLTPRIGAEFVGWQQPGGDDRTLGLVDFSIFPHLDSPACPENTTADAERWATTMTGPAYAIDPETAIKVVDGRVEIVSEGHWKLFDQPLDATV; from the coding sequence ATGAAACTTCTGCTCACCGACTCCGGCGTCAACAACCCGAGCATCCAGGCGGCCCTGGTCGACCTGCTGGGCAAGCCGATCGCCGAAGCCGATGCCCTCTGCATCCCCACGGCCGGCTACGCCAGCCCGAACGGGAGCCCGTTCGGGCCGTGGCGCTTCATCAGCGGGAACTCCCACTGCCCGATGACCGGGCTGGGGTGGAAGTCGGTGGGCGTGCTGGAGCTCACCGCGCTGCCCAGCATCGACCGGGAGCTCTGGACCGGCTGGGTGCGGGCGGCGGACGTGCTGCTGGTGAACGGCGGCGACGCGCTGTACCTGGCGCACTGGATGCGGGAGTCCGGGCTGGCCGACCTCTTCCCGTCGCTGACGGAGACCGTCTACGTCGGGTTCAGCGCCGGGAGCATGGTCCTGACGCCGCGTATCGGGGCGGAGTTCGTCGGCTGGCAGCAGCCCGGCGGGGACGACCGCACGCTGGGGCTGGTCGATTTCTCGATCTTCCCGCACCTCGACAGCCCCGCCTGCCCGGAGAACACCACGGCCGACGCCGAACGCTGGGCCACCACGATGACCGGCCCGGCGTACGCCATCGACCCGGAGACGGCGATCAAGGTGGTCGACGGCCGGGTCGAGATCGTCTCCGAGGGCCACTGGAAACTGTTCGACCAGCCCCTCGACGCAACGGTCTGA
- a CDS encoding GNAT family N-acetyltransferase, with translation MSHLIRAVTAEDWPRVKELRLAALLDPVADIAFLETYENAAAQPDEFWQQRAAGARGEMIARQFVAERPDGGWDGSVSVLIERAGRPDVLGRPNEFDQAHLVGVFVRPEQRGTGLARELFDAAVAFARELEEPAVERIRLFVHEKNTHAEAFYRKIGFARSGNTFPVPGDESSIEHELVLG, from the coding sequence ATGAGCCATCTGATACGAGCAGTGACCGCCGAGGACTGGCCGCGCGTCAAGGAGCTGCGGCTGGCCGCACTGCTGGACCCGGTCGCGGACATCGCCTTCCTGGAGACGTACGAGAACGCCGCCGCGCAGCCGGACGAGTTCTGGCAGCAGCGGGCGGCCGGCGCCCGCGGCGAGATGATCGCGCGGCAGTTCGTCGCCGAGCGGCCGGACGGCGGGTGGGACGGTTCGGTGTCGGTGCTGATCGAGCGGGCCGGGCGGCCGGACGTGCTGGGGCGGCCGAACGAGTTCGACCAGGCCCACCTAGTCGGGGTGTTCGTCCGACCGGAGCAGCGCGGCACCGGCCTGGCCCGCGAGCTGTTCGACGCGGCGGTGGCGTTCGCGCGCGAGCTGGAGGAGCCCGCGGTCGAGCGGATCCGGCTCTTCGTGCACGAGAAGAACACGCACGCCGAGGCCTTCTACCGGAAGATCGGCTTCGCCCGCAGCGGCAACACCTTCCCGGTCCCGGGTGACGAGTCCTCGATCGAGCACGAGCTCGTGCTCGGGTAG
- a CDS encoding error-prone DNA polymerase, with the protein MGFTNHPSLSWQELNRRLSGAPAAPLPEPETPDPIAPSRSNGPSRPNGPSGPYRQDPAAAWAELHVHSAFSFLDGTSDPEALATEAARLGVETLGLTDHDGLYGVVRLAKAAKELGLSTVAGAELTLGPEEHLLVLARGPEGYRRLSAAISAAQLAGGVKGRPVYEFAELAAAHGGHWAVLTGCRKGRVPAALSTTGGERALHGGKFLHDGQSLLSGQLHPDGQLRPDGRSPLGGRPLPDGRPLPGEPAAPNARAAAGRARAERELRVLAEAFGSENVYVELIDRRLPGDDLRNDRLAALAARVGLTTVASNNVHQAGPAQARLAQGLAALHGRRTLQEAAGWTDAAGAAHLRSGAEMARRLARFPGVQRATVELGRDCAFEFTSLAPALPGFPVSEGESEIGHLRALVVEGGPRRFGAENAAARKQLAVELDVIEQLGLAGYFLIVHDIVEYCRREDIWCQGRGSAANSAVCYALGITAVDPIRYRLLFERFLSVARDGPPDIDLDIEHRRREEVIQYLYRRYGREHAAQVANVITYRPRLALRDAARVLGYPRAQVDAFSRQSDFRAQPTADALIPADVLGLAQELHGLPRHLGIHSGGMVLTERPIGEICPTEWARMPGRSVLQWDKESVAGAELVKIDLLGLGMLSALHDTCDLIAEHHGLRYDLASIPKEAAEVYEMLGRADTVGVFQVESRAQMATLPRLKPTRFYDLVVEVALIRPGPIQGGSVHPYLRRRAGLEPSTCPHPSMENALGKTLGVPLFQEQMMQLAIDCAGFSPAEADRLRQAMGAKRSHQRVAELRERLLAGMAARGIPAETAEDVYGKIEAFSNYGFPESHAISFAYLVYASAWLKHHYPAAFTCALLANQPMGFYSPLSLTADARRHGVRVRGVDVNSSAPAPSLEPDEGAPAPAPMGRSPHPQPAVRLGLTAVRGLGAAAAEAVAAGRPYADLEDFARRTGLATPVLEALATAGAFGCFGLSRRQALWAAGAYAGSAGVLPGTAPGTEAPGLPPMTPVEETIADLWSTGTSATSHPLQHLRASLAHGGALSAAELARTPHGTPVVVGGLVTHRQRPPTAGGVLFLSLEDETGLINVVCNRAVWEPQRRTALDRAGLLVHGHVERREGAVNLVASRLTALRIGV; encoded by the coding sequence ATGGGATTCACCAATCACCCCTCGCTCTCCTGGCAGGAGCTGAACCGCCGCCTGAGCGGCGCCCCGGCAGCACCGCTACCGGAACCCGAGACTCCCGACCCCATAGCCCCGAGCAGGTCGAACGGACCGAGCAGGCCGAACGGACCGAGCGGGCCGTACCGCCAGGACCCGGCCGCAGCCTGGGCGGAGCTGCACGTCCACTCCGCCTTCAGCTTCCTCGACGGCACCAGCGACCCCGAGGCCCTGGCCACCGAGGCCGCCCGCCTCGGCGTCGAGACCCTCGGCCTCACCGACCACGACGGCCTCTACGGTGTGGTCAGACTGGCCAAGGCCGCAAAGGAGTTGGGCCTGAGCACGGTGGCCGGAGCCGAGCTGACGCTCGGCCCAGAGGAGCACCTGCTGGTACTCGCCCGCGGCCCGGAGGGCTACCGCAGGCTGTCGGCCGCGATCAGTGCGGCCCAGCTCGCGGGCGGGGTCAAGGGCCGCCCGGTGTACGAGTTCGCGGAACTCGCGGCGGCTCACGGCGGCCACTGGGCGGTGCTCACCGGTTGCCGTAAGGGCCGGGTGCCGGCCGCACTGTCGACGACGGGAGGCGAACGAGCCCTCCACGGCGGGAAGTTCCTCCACGACGGGCAGTCCCTCCTCAGCGGGCAGCTCCACCCCGACGGGCAGCTCCGCCCCGACGGGAGGTCGCCGCTTGGCGGTCGCCCACTCCCCGACGGCCGTCCGCTCCCCGGCGAGCCGGCAGCCCCCAACGCCCGGGCCGCCGCGGGACGGGCCCGGGCCGAACGCGAACTCCGCGTACTTGCCGAGGCGTTCGGATCGGAGAACGTGTACGTGGAGCTGATCGACCGCCGGCTGCCGGGGGACGATCTGCGCAACGACCGGCTGGCCGCGCTCGCGGCCCGGGTCGGGCTGACGACGGTGGCGAGCAACAACGTGCACCAAGCCGGGCCTGCCCAGGCCCGGTTGGCGCAGGGGCTGGCCGCACTGCACGGGCGCCGCACGCTCCAGGAGGCGGCGGGGTGGACGGACGCGGCGGGGGCGGCGCACCTGCGGTCGGGGGCGGAGATGGCGCGGCGGCTGGCCCGCTTCCCCGGGGTGCAGCGGGCCACGGTGGAGTTGGGGCGTGACTGCGCCTTCGAGTTCACCAGTCTGGCCCCCGCCCTGCCGGGGTTCCCGGTGTCCGAGGGGGAGAGCGAGATCGGGCACCTGCGCGCGCTGGTGGTCGAGGGTGGCCCGCGCCGGTTCGGAGCGGAGAACGCAGCGGCCCGCAAGCAGCTGGCCGTGGAGCTGGACGTGATCGAACAGCTGGGCCTGGCCGGGTACTTCCTCATCGTGCACGACATCGTCGAGTACTGCCGCCGGGAGGACATCTGGTGCCAGGGGCGGGGTTCGGCGGCCAACTCGGCGGTCTGCTACGCGCTCGGGATCACCGCGGTGGACCCGATCCGGTACCGGCTGCTGTTCGAACGGTTCCTGAGCGTCGCGCGGGACGGACCGCCCGACATCGACCTGGACATCGAGCACCGCCGCCGCGAGGAGGTGATCCAGTACCTCTACCGCCGGTACGGGCGTGAGCACGCCGCCCAGGTGGCGAACGTGATCACCTACCGTCCCCGGCTCGCGCTGCGCGACGCGGCCCGGGTGCTCGGGTACCCGAGGGCGCAGGTGGACGCGTTCTCCCGGCAGAGCGACTTCCGGGCGCAGCCCACCGCCGATGCGTTGATCCCCGCGGACGTGCTCGGTCTGGCCCAGGAACTCCACGGCCTGCCAAGGCATTTGGGAATCCACTCGGGTGGCATGGTGCTGACCGAGCGGCCGATCGGCGAGATCTGCCCGACCGAGTGGGCCCGGATGCCGGGGCGTTCGGTGCTCCAGTGGGACAAGGAGTCGGTGGCCGGGGCCGAGCTGGTGAAGATCGACCTGCTCGGGCTCGGCATGCTCTCCGCGCTGCACGACACCTGCGACCTGATCGCCGAACACCACGGCCTGCGCTACGACTTGGCAAGCATCCCGAAGGAGGCCGCAGAGGTCTACGAGATGCTCGGCCGGGCCGACACGGTGGGCGTCTTCCAGGTCGAGTCCAGGGCTCAGATGGCGACCCTGCCGAGGCTCAAGCCGACCCGGTTCTACGACCTGGTGGTGGAAGTGGCGCTGATCAGGCCGGGGCCGATCCAGGGCGGCTCGGTCCACCCGTACCTGCGGCGGCGGGCCGGGCTGGAGCCGTCGACCTGTCCGCACCCCTCGATGGAGAACGCGCTCGGCAAGACCCTGGGGGTGCCGCTGTTCCAGGAGCAGATGATGCAACTGGCCATCGACTGCGCCGGGTTCAGCCCGGCGGAGGCGGACCGGCTGCGGCAGGCGATGGGCGCCAAGCGGTCCCATCAGCGGGTGGCCGAGCTGCGCGAGCGGCTGCTCGCGGGGATGGCCGCGCGGGGCATCCCGGCGGAGACGGCCGAGGACGTGTACGGGAAGATCGAGGCGTTCTCCAACTACGGCTTCCCGGAGAGCCACGCGATCAGCTTCGCCTACCTGGTGTACGCGAGCGCCTGGCTCAAGCACCACTACCCGGCGGCCTTCACCTGCGCGCTGCTGGCCAACCAGCCGATGGGCTTCTACTCGCCGCTCAGCCTGACGGCGGACGCCCGGCGGCACGGGGTGCGGGTGCGCGGGGTGGACGTCAACTCCAGTGCGCCGGCGCCGAGTCTGGAGCCGGACGAGGGTGCGCCGGCTCCGGCGCCGATGGGGCGTTCGCCGCATCCGCAGCCGGCGGTGCGGCTCGGGCTGACCGCCGTCCGGGGGCTGGGTGCGGCGGCGGCCGAGGCGGTGGCGGCCGGGCGGCCGTACGCGGACCTGGAGGACTTCGCCCGGCGGACGGGGCTGGCCACGCCGGTGCTGGAGGCGCTGGCCACCGCCGGGGCGTTCGGCTGCTTCGGGCTGTCGCGGCGGCAGGCGCTCTGGGCGGCGGGCGCGTACGCGGGCTCGGCCGGGGTGCTGCCCGGCACCGCCCCGGGCACCGAGGCGCCGGGGCTGCCGCCGATGACCCCGGTGGAGGAGACCATCGCCGACCTCTGGTCCACCGGCACCTCCGCCACCAGCCACCCGCTCCAACACCTGCGGGCCTCCCTCGCCCACGGCGGCGCGCTCTCCGCCGCCGAACTGGCCCGAACCCCGCACGGCACCCCGGTGGTGGTCGGCGGTCTGGTCACCCACCGGCAGCGCCCGCCGACGGCCGGTGGCGTGCTCTTCCTCAGCCTGGAGGACGAGACCGGCCTGATCAACGTGGTCTGCAACCGCGCGGTCTGGGAGCCCCAGCGCCGCACCGCCCTGGACCGGGCCGGCCTGCTCGTGCACGGCCACGTGGAGCGCCGCGAGGGCGCGGTCAACCTGGTCGCGAGCCGGCTGACCGCGCTGCGGATCGGCGTCTGA
- a CDS encoding pirin-like bicupin family protein yields MASVLDIRRADDRFHTRTSWLDSRHSFSFSRHWDPANTHFGLLLVSNDDVVAPGTGFDTHPHRDMEIITWVLEGGLVHQDSEGHNGVIYPGLAQRMSAGAGILHSEKNDSWTLTGEPEHEQPVRFIQMWTIPDTAGIQPGYEQLDINEELARGGWVTLASGMPEHASQRAIGIRQKHAALHVARVRAGETLRLPDAPFAHLFVAKGSVELEGAGPLGTGDAGRITGSEGQRLTAGPDGAEVLAWEMTAAVMVG; encoded by the coding sequence ATGGCATCCGTACTCGACATCCGCCGCGCCGACGACCGCTTCCACACCCGTACCTCCTGGCTGGATTCGCGGCACTCCTTCTCGTTCTCCCGCCACTGGGACCCGGCGAACACCCACTTCGGGCTGCTGCTGGTCTCCAACGACGACGTGGTGGCCCCGGGCACCGGCTTCGACACCCACCCGCACCGGGACATGGAGATCATCACCTGGGTGCTGGAGGGCGGCCTGGTGCACCAGGACTCCGAGGGGCACAACGGGGTGATCTACCCGGGGCTCGCGCAGCGGATGAGCGCGGGGGCGGGCATCCTGCACAGCGAGAAGAACGACTCCTGGACGCTCACCGGCGAGCCGGAGCACGAGCAGCCGGTGCGGTTCATCCAGATGTGGACCATCCCGGACACCGCCGGCATCCAGCCCGGCTACGAGCAGCTCGACATCAACGAGGAGCTGGCCCGGGGTGGTTGGGTCACGCTGGCCTCCGGGATGCCCGAGCATGCGAGTCAGCGGGCGATCGGGATCCGGCAGAAGCACGCGGCGCTGCACGTGGCCCGGGTGCGCGCGGGCGAGACGCTGCGGCTGCCGGACGCGCCCTTCGCCCACCTCTTCGTGGCCAAGGGCAGCGTGGAGCTCGAAGGGGCCGGCCCGCTCGGCACCGGCGACGCCGGGCGGATCACCGGCTCCGAGGGTCAGCGGTTGACGGCCGGGCCGGACGGTGCGGAGGTGCTGGCCTGGGAGATGACGGCGGCGGTGATGGTCGGCTGA
- a CDS encoding RICIN domain-containing protein, giving the protein MRARRALALTTAVFSVALTSLVGVGAGTASADTPVGTFRLKNYGWGNYCVAATGGIGARTALAPCADTASQKWTIYPVGGAGESGTWYVAVNAGNGLCLDGDVHNLTGGAAVQTWSCNNNTNQRWGFTMNLNYTQHIKNLDAYTDGWNSRFLLDMDTNLQRLWADNGANNQYWAWI; this is encoded by the coding sequence ATGCGTGCACGCAGGGCGCTGGCCCTCACCACTGCGGTCTTTTCCGTGGCGCTGACTTCACTGGTGGGGGTGGGCGCGGGCACCGCCAGCGCGGACACCCCGGTCGGGACGTTCCGCCTGAAGAACTACGGCTGGGGCAACTACTGTGTCGCCGCGACCGGCGGCATCGGCGCGCGCACGGCCCTGGCCCCCTGTGCCGACACCGCCTCGCAGAAGTGGACGATCTACCCCGTGGGCGGTGCGGGCGAGAGCGGCACCTGGTACGTGGCGGTGAACGCCGGCAACGGGCTCTGCCTGGACGGGGACGTGCACAACCTGACCGGCGGCGCGGCCGTCCAGACCTGGTCCTGCAACAACAACACCAACCAGCGGTGGGGGTTCACCATGAACCTCAACTACACCCAGCACATCAAGAACCTGGACGCCTACACCGACGGGTGGAACAGCCGCTTCCTGCTGGACATGGACACCAACCTCCAGCGGCTGTGGGCCGACAACGGCGCCAACAACCAGTACTGGGCGTGGATCTGA
- a CDS encoding TIGR03084 family metal-binding protein, with translation MTDLTALLDDLRAESAELDGLVAGLDAAGLTTATPAPGWTIAHQLAHLAWTDRWALLAARDAEGFAKATAAAFAAGGDPVEAGAAEGVGEAPAELLGRWRAGRADLAEALAEAAAADRKLPWFGPPMKAGTMATARLMETWAHGQDVADALGATRAPAARIRHVAHLGVRTMGFAFTLHGQPAPTDPVRVELTGPDGELWTWGPEEATDRVSGPALDFCLLVTQRRSRAELALQAEGPTATAWLPIAQAFAGPPGKGR, from the coding sequence ATGACGGATCTGACCGCCCTGCTGGACGACCTGCGGGCGGAGAGCGCCGAGCTGGACGGCCTGGTGGCCGGCCTGGACGCGGCCGGCCTGACCACCGCGACCCCGGCCCCCGGCTGGACCATCGCCCACCAACTCGCCCACCTGGCTTGGACGGACCGCTGGGCGCTGCTCGCCGCGCGGGACGCCGAGGGCTTCGCCAAGGCCACCGCCGCGGCCTTCGCCGCCGGCGGCGACCCGGTGGAGGCCGGGGCGGCCGAGGGCGTGGGCGAGGCCCCGGCCGAGCTGCTCGGCCGTTGGCGCGCGGGCCGGGCCGATCTGGCCGAGGCGCTGGCCGAGGCGGCGGCCGCCGACCGCAAACTCCCTTGGTTCGGGCCGCCGATGAAGGCCGGCACGATGGCCACCGCCCGGCTGATGGAGACCTGGGCGCACGGCCAGGACGTGGCCGATGCCCTCGGCGCCACCCGCGCCCCCGCCGCCCGGATCCGGCACGTCGCCCATCTCGGCGTCCGGACCATGGGGTTCGCCTTCACCCTGCACGGGCAGCCCGCCCCGACCGACCCGGTCCGAGTCGAACTGACCGGCCCGGACGGCGAATTGTGGACCTGGGGTCCGGAGGAGGCCACCGACAGGGTGAGCGGCCCGGCCCTCGACTTCTGCCTGCTGGTCACCCAGCGCCGGAGTCGCGCCGAGCTCGCCCTGCAGGCCGAGGGCCCGACCGCCACCGCCTGGCTCCCGATCGCCCAGGCCTTCGCCGGCCCGCCCGGCAAGGGACGTTGA
- a CDS encoding AMP-binding protein, which produces MQTPLTLMDFLDRAELVYGDRIGVIDEPDQPAASWGELTYRQLAARARAQAAGLDRLGVGPGERVAIVSHNSARLLTALYGVSGHGRVLVPVNFRLKAEEVAYIVEQSGATVLLIDPELADALAGVPCRHRFVLGAESDAELYDYENEPVRYEIAESDTATINYTSGTTARPKGVQLTHRNLWLNAVLMGLHFGANDRDVYLHTLPMFHANGWGMPFSLTGLGAQHVVLRKVDGAEILRRVERHGVTFLCGAPAVVASILDAAADWDGPVPGRDKVRMIVAGAPPPTTLVQRMEAELGWEFMQIYGLTETSPIATVNRTRAEWDDLPAAERAEHLVRAGFPALGSQVKVDGQGEVLIRSNTVLDGYWERPDETSAALKDGWFHTGDGGAFDQDGALGISDRKKDVIITGGENVSSIEVEDCLYSHPAVAEVAVIGVPDAKWGETIKALVVLKEGQQADEAGLIAHCKARLAGYKAPTSVEFRDVLARTTTGKLQKFRLREPYWTGHTRAVN; this is translated from the coding sequence ATGCAGACTCCCCTGACCCTCATGGACTTCCTCGACCGGGCCGAACTGGTCTACGGGGACCGGATCGGCGTGATCGACGAGCCGGACCAGCCCGCCGCCTCCTGGGGCGAACTGACCTACCGCCAGCTGGCCGCCCGGGCCAGGGCGCAGGCCGCCGGGCTCGACCGCCTCGGCGTCGGCCCCGGTGAGCGGGTCGCGATCGTCTCGCACAACTCGGCCCGGCTGCTCACGGCACTGTACGGCGTCAGCGGCCACGGCCGGGTGCTGGTGCCGGTCAACTTCCGGCTCAAGGCCGAGGAGGTCGCCTACATCGTCGAACAGTCCGGCGCCACCGTGCTGTTGATCGACCCCGAACTGGCCGACGCGCTGGCCGGGGTGCCCTGCCGGCACCGCTTCGTCCTCGGCGCCGAGAGCGACGCCGAACTGTACGACTACGAGAACGAGCCGGTCCGGTACGAGATCGCCGAGTCGGACACCGCCACCATCAACTACACCAGCGGAACGACCGCCCGCCCCAAGGGAGTCCAGCTCACCCACCGCAACCTCTGGCTCAACGCGGTGCTGATGGGCCTGCACTTCGGCGCCAACGACCGGGACGTGTACCTGCACACCCTGCCGATGTTCCACGCCAACGGCTGGGGCATGCCGTTCTCCCTCACCGGCCTCGGTGCCCAGCACGTGGTACTGCGCAAGGTGGACGGCGCGGAGATCCTGCGCCGGGTCGAGCGGCACGGCGTCACCTTCCTCTGCGGGGCGCCCGCCGTGGTGGCGAGCATCCTGGACGCGGCGGCCGACTGGGACGGGCCGGTGCCCGGGCGGGACAAGGTGCGGATGATCGTCGCCGGGGCGCCGCCGCCCACCACCCTGGTGCAGCGGATGGAGGCCGAACTCGGCTGGGAGTTCATGCAGATCTACGGCCTGACCGAGACCTCGCCGATCGCCACCGTCAACCGCACTCGCGCCGAGTGGGACGACCTGCCTGCCGCCGAGCGGGCCGAGCACCTGGTGCGGGCCGGCTTCCCCGCGCTCGGCAGCCAGGTGAAGGTGGACGGGCAGGGCGAGGTGCTGATCCGCTCCAACACCGTGCTGGACGGGTACTGGGAGCGCCCGGACGAGACCTCCGCCGCGCTCAAGGACGGCTGGTTCCACACCGGGGACGGCGGCGCCTTCGACCAGGACGGCGCGCTCGGCATCTCGGACCGGAAGAAGGACGTCATCATCACCGGCGGGGAGAACGTCTCCTCGATCGAGGTGGAGGACTGCCTCTACAGCCATCCCGCCGTCGCCGAGGTCGCCGTGATCGGCGTGCCGGACGCCAAGTGGGGCGAGACCATCAAGGCGCTGGTGGTGCTCAAGGAGGGCCAACAGGCCGACGAGGCAGGCCTGATCGCGCACTGCAAGGCCCGGCTCGCCGGGTACAAGGCGCCCACCTCGGTGGAGTTCCGGGACGTCCTGGCCCGCACCACCACCGGCAAGCTGCAGAAGTTCCGCCTCCGCGAGCCTTACTGGACCGGCCACACCAGGGCCGTCAACTGA